One halophilic archaeon DL31 genomic region harbors:
- a CDS encoding nucleic acid binding OB-fold tRNA/helicase-type (PFAM: Nucleic acid binding, OB-fold, tRNA/helicase-type~KEGG: hvo:HVO_A0019 OB-fold nucleic acid binding domain protein) produces MSSTNSSSKVVSVDEQTVEQASERAVEEEERWEVVEETPELRATVEMEIQAKVDLNHPDGVVEASDERIEGVMLEQEERIRAREAELAYISAKAKLSRQNGREKRTRDVAAAGSRARREAFAKRAASVDPWADPERGDPREELGRAELASVNEQATRLDRKLEGWSRAAISRRLAERAVEGASVTSAVVGVYEELRTAPGQVIPITDVEDVNRREVSIEGEVVQLWTPSHPRIAQVGLLEDETGTIKFTAWRASNVSVVQEGEQVTFRSVAKNWYEGRCSVALTGWSDVLFGERGRHR; encoded by the coding sequence ATGTCGAGTACGAATTCGAGTAGCAAGGTCGTTTCGGTCGATGAACAGACAGTCGAACAAGCAAGCGAGCGGGCGGTCGAGGAGGAGGAGCGTTGGGAGGTCGTCGAGGAGACGCCGGAGCTGCGGGCGACGGTCGAGATGGAGATCCAGGCGAAGGTGGATCTGAACCACCCGGACGGAGTCGTCGAGGCGAGCGACGAGCGAATCGAAGGCGTGATGCTCGAACAAGAAGAACGCATCAGAGCGCGGGAAGCAGAATTGGCGTACATCAGTGCGAAGGCGAAGCTAAGTCGGCAGAACGGACGCGAAAAGCGGACGCGCGACGTGGCTGCTGCGGGAAGCAGAGCACGGCGAGAGGCGTTCGCAAAGCGTGCGGCAAGCGTGGACCCGTGGGCTGACCCGGAGCGTGGCGATCCGCGTGAAGAACTGGGACGTGCGGAACTGGCGAGCGTGAACGAGCAGGCGACGCGCTTGGACAGGAAGCTGGAGGGCTGGTCGAGAGCGGCGATTAGCCGCCGGTTGGCCGAGCGAGCGGTCGAGGGCGCGAGCGTGACGAGTGCGGTCGTGGGCGTGTACGAGGAACTTCGGACGGCTCCAGGACAAGTGATTCCGATTACGGACGTAGAAGACGTGAATCGGCGTGAGGTGAGCATCGAAGGTGAGGTTGTGCAGTTGTGGACTCCGTCGCATCCTCGAATCGCGCAAGTCGGACTTCTCGAAGACGAGACGGGAACGATCAAGTTCACGGCGTGGCGTGCGAGCAACGTTTCAGTCGTTCAGGAGGGCGAGCAGGTGACGTTCCGGTCGGTCGCGAAGAACTGGTACGAGGGACGCTGCAGTGTCGCACTCACGGGATGGAGTGACGTGCTCTTCGGCGAGCGAGGTCGGCACAGGTAG
- a CDS encoding hypothetical protein (KEGG: hsl:OE1023R hypothetical protein) has protein sequence MSIGRETFENAAESELEDLSVPDHVLGFLAAHKDRAFKAHEIASQIGVDESAVSTALSRLKNRGLVEHKATYWAVTDDLDRLERYSGYKRATALFNEQFGEEETEAWREHAPDEPHPSVENKQ, from the coding sequence ATGTCCATCGGCCGCGAAACCTTCGAGAATGCGGCCGAAAGCGAACTTGAGGATCTCTCCGTTCCAGACCACGTACTTGGGTTTCTCGCTGCCCACAAGGATCGTGCGTTCAAGGCGCACGAGATTGCCTCGCAAATCGGCGTGGACGAGAGTGCAGTCAGCACTGCACTCTCGCGGTTGAAGAACCGGGGTCTCGTCGAACACAAGGCGACGTACTGGGCAGTGACAGACGACCTCGATCGACTCGAAAGGTATAGCGGCTACAAGCGGGCGACTGCCCTGTTCAACGAGCAGTTCGGTGAGGAGGAGACGGAGGCGTGGCGTGAACACGCTCCCGACGAGCCACATCCGAGCGTAGAGAACAAGCAGTGA
- a CDS encoding hypothetical protein (KEGG: hla:Hlac_3385 hypothetical protein) — protein sequence MTDEEATPIFERGDVVYGDDPFKGEEDARPWLVLSNHEGRPFYGEQYVVLTLTSNAWMDGLMDIPEGGWLRGGTPNKSRISPWGVQSTDHEDIEFWQGRLGSDFVDRAVAALVEELQ from the coding sequence GTGACCGACGAGGAAGCCACTCCGATCTTCGAGCGTGGCGATGTCGTCTACGGCGACGACCCATTCAAAGGTGAGGAGGATGCTCGGCCCTGGCTCGTTCTCTCGAATCACGAAGGGCGTCCGTTCTACGGTGAGCAGTATGTCGTACTGACGTTAACGTCGAACGCGTGGATGGACGGACTCATGGACATTCCTGAAGGGGGTTGGCTTCGTGGCGGAACGCCGAACAAGAGTCGAATCAGCCCGTGGGGCGTCCAATCGACTGACCACGAAGACATCGAATTCTGGCAGGGTCGACTGGGGAGCGATTTCGTTGACAGAGCGGTCGCTGCCCTCGTCGAAGAACTACAATAA